A stretch of Methanobrevibacter sp. YE315 DNA encodes these proteins:
- a CDS encoding TraB/GumN family protein, with amino-acid sequence MKRECLTIIGTAHVSEESVNEVKDAIYEQHPEVVAIELDRGRYTKLKKQMMGIEEDDTISVTDIIKENKVGLFVTSTLLGYFQSKIGADVDVAPGSEMIGAIEASEDLGIPIALIDREINTTLQRALNKMGFREKIKFLYGLLASVFGFDDEDEEIDIEDLKNPDNLDDLMEMFKDEAPSVHEVLVHERDAYLAGKIMQIPQDHVIAVVGAGHKPGIEKFLDNPETLPDLNELEKINDKKGIPWLKIFLALIPILFIAIFFLAYFNGINITWNIYEFVAISVGMGFIGSILSGSKIQSAIVGGVTAPLTIIHPLLAAGWFSGLTEARYRKVRQSDVQNLANIESLRDLWGNNIFRILLVVVGTNLGVSIATLVILPSQVFIPLFMKIFGG; translated from the coding sequence ATGAAAAGAGAATGTTTAACAATAATTGGTACTGCCCATGTATCTGAAGAAAGTGTCAATGAAGTAAAAGACGCTATATATGAACAACACCCAGAGGTTGTTGCAATTGAACTTGATCGAGGCCGATATACTAAATTAAAAAAACAGATGATGGGCATTGAAGAAGATGACACAATCTCAGTTACAGATATTATTAAAGAAAATAAAGTAGGATTATTTGTTACAAGCACTCTTCTCGGATATTTTCAATCAAAAATTGGAGCAGATGTTGATGTAGCACCCGGTTCTGAGATGATAGGTGCAATTGAAGCAAGTGAAGATTTAGGAATACCAATTGCATTAATAGACAGAGAAATCAACACAACCTTGCAAAGAGCCTTGAACAAAATGGGCTTTAGGGAAAAAATTAAATTTCTATACGGATTATTAGCTTCAGTCTTTGGATTTGATGATGAAGATGAGGAAATAGACATTGAAGATTTGAAAAATCCGGATAATCTTGATGATTTAATGGAAATGTTTAAAGATGAAGCGCCAAGCGTTCATGAAGTTCTTGTGCACGAAAGAGATGCATATCTTGCAGGAAAAATTATGCAGATTCCTCAAGACCATGTTATTGCAGTAGTTGGTGCGGGACATAAACCTGGAATAGAAAAGTTTTTAGATAATCCCGAAACATTGCCAGATTTGAATGAACTGGAAAAAATTAATGATAAAAAAGGAATTCCATGGCTTAAAATATTCTTAGCACTGATTCCTATATTGTTTATTGCGATATTTTTTCTGGCATATTTTAATGGGATAAATATCACTTGGAACATCTATGAATTTGTCGCAATCAGCGTAGGTATGGGATTTATTGGATCCATTCTTTCAGGTTCAAAAATACAATCCGCAATAGTCGGAGGAGTAACCGCTCCTTTAACAATTATACACCCATTGCTTGCTGCAGGATGGTTTTCTGGCTTAACAGAAGCAAGATATAGGAAAGTAAGACAAAGCGATGTTCAGAATTTAGCCAATATTGAAAGTTTAAGAGATTTATGGGGAAATAACATATTTAGGATATTATTGGTAGTAGTTGGGACTAATCTTGGAGTCAGCATAGCTACTCTAGTAATTTTGCCTTCACAGGTTTTCATACCATTATTCATGAAAATATTTGGAGGATAA
- a CDS encoding methanogenesis marker 7 protein produces MYETLTFTGGVHKSEEIKELIEDLGGFILQESIQQMELVLNMAVPIEDVDKVEAKSNELLAKISVAPMAGSEIAIISPTLARHHLPHAACDISEYLREYGAKDNMIGLARGDGKGTSGITEEEKSLIEEHDIAVFALGSFENCIKEKAFLYDDIDIPVIVTGSPYMDVDELPGADAYVGGLGRIPRRLRRGPDIRALDNLVETIERILNERKHEMTLDAPLVPSIVVKNAIENQVREIKDVISPTPVTSQLDGVRVKLDYDKYADVIADVVIDGKKLSEIAEIKKSFMYDYILVKINSESSLVEDSN; encoded by the coding sequence ATGTATGAAACATTAACATTTACTGGTGGAGTTCACAAAAGTGAAGAAATTAAAGAATTAATTGAAGATTTGGGAGGATTTATTCTTCAAGAAAGCATCCAACAGATGGAACTAGTTCTAAATATGGCAGTTCCAATTGAAGACGTGGATAAAGTTGAAGCCAAATCTAATGAACTTTTAGCAAAAATATCCGTTGCTCCTATGGCAGGTTCTGAAATAGCAATTATTTCCCCAACACTTGCAAGACACCATTTGCCTCATGCGGCATGTGACATTTCAGAGTATTTAAGGGAATATGGTGCTAAGGATAACATGATCGGTCTTGCTAGAGGTGATGGTAAAGGCACTTCAGGAATCACTGAAGAAGAAAAAAGCCTAATTGAAGAGCATGATATTGCCGTTTTTGCTTTAGGCAGTTTTGAAAACTGTATTAAAGAAAAAGCATTCTTATATGATGATATTGATATTCCAGTAATTGTTACAGGTTCTCCTTATATGGATGTTGATGAACTTCCTGGAGCTGATGCGTATGTTGGCGGACTTGGAAGAATCCCAAGGAGGCTTAGGAGAGGTCCTGATATACGTGCTTTAGATAACCTGGTTGAAACTATAGAAAGGATTTTAAACGAAAGAAAACATGAAATGACTCTTGATGCACCGTTAGTACCTTCCATTGTTGTAAAAAATGCAATTGAAAATCAAGTTAGGGAGATTAAGGATGTTATTTCTCCAACACCGGTAACTTCACAATTGGATGGTGTACGTGTAAAGTTGGATTATGATAAATACGCCGATGTAATCGCTGATGTGGTTATTGACGGCAAAAAGTTATCAGAAATTGCTGAAATTAAAAAATCATTCATGTATGATTATATTTTAGTTAAAATCAATAGTGAGAGTTCTCTTGTTGAGGATTCAAACTAA
- the mmp10 gene encoding methyl coenzyme M reductase-arginine methyltransferase Mmp10 (Mmp10 (methanogenesis marker protein 10) is a cobalamin-requiring radical SAM methyltransferase that creates the methylarginine modification to methyl coenzyme M reductase.) → MQLVADVGGIPGKDCNGFCKYCYFRKVKEVKSFGCAHCLPNKIGCERCSKGISETQSEFKPPFQVMNEVQTALMMNMRPGKVTANISGGGDISCYPHLETLTAGLNQYSIPSVLGYTCGKGITDGEIASRLINNGVEEVSFTIFSSDPKLRKEWVKDPNPEEALKACKTFCENIKLTGAAVIIPGVNDGDVLRQTCNTLEEWGAKGMLLMRFANTFNEGLILGNEPIIKGIESQPVEDFAELVKQINSEYKFRVSGTPLCDPETGGPFAIAKDENEIFLQFIKPVTGEATIITSKIAAPFIAKIFDKLEVDSVNVVAVEKEIACLITKEDLEKLDLSEIKQAVIIPGRSFVHQLDAERILSADGLERIVGRGPDTLTVDGELSIDMTDENVIERELEDFNDLVDAINFFGMRIL, encoded by the coding sequence ATGCAACTTGTAGCAGATGTTGGAGGAATACCTGGTAAAGACTGTAACGGTTTTTGTAAATACTGTTACTTCAGAAAGGTAAAAGAAGTTAAAAGTTTTGGCTGTGCTCATTGTTTACCTAATAAAATAGGCTGTGAAAGATGCAGTAAAGGAATTAGTGAAACACAAAGTGAATTCAAACCACCATTCCAAGTAATGAACGAAGTTCAAACTGCATTAATGATGAATATGAGACCTGGGAAAGTTACAGCCAATATCAGTGGCGGCGGAGACATTAGCTGCTATCCTCATCTTGAAACATTGACTGCAGGTTTAAATCAATATTCAATACCATCAGTATTAGGTTATACCTGTGGAAAAGGCATAACCGATGGAGAAATTGCTTCCAGATTAATAAATAATGGTGTTGAAGAAGTTTCATTTACTATTTTTTCATCAGACCCGAAACTCAGAAAAGAATGGGTGAAAGATCCAAATCCTGAAGAAGCCCTTAAAGCATGCAAAACTTTCTGTGAAAATATTAAACTGACCGGTGCTGCAGTAATCATTCCCGGAGTAAATGATGGGGACGTATTGCGCCAGACCTGCAATACCCTTGAAGAATGGGGTGCAAAAGGAATGTTATTAATGAGATTTGCAAATACATTCAACGAAGGATTGATATTAGGAAATGAACCTATCATTAAAGGAATCGAATCACAGCCGGTTGAAGACTTTGCAGAATTAGTCAAACAGATCAATTCAGAATACAAGTTCAGAGTAAGCGGCACACCATTATGCGACCCCGAAACCGGCGGACCATTTGCAATTGCAAAAGATGAAAATGAGATATTCTTACAGTTTATTAAACCGGTGACAGGTGAAGCAACAATCATAACTTCCAAAATCGCCGCACCATTCATTGCTAAAATATTTGATAAGTTAGAAGTTGATAGCGTCAATGTTGTTGCGGTTGAAAAGGAAATAGCTTGCTTGATTACAAAGGAAGACCTGGAAAAACTTGACTTGAGTGAAATAAAACAAGCCGTAATCATCCCTGGAAGATCATTCGTTCATCAACTGGATGCAGAAAGAATATTAAGTGCAGACGGTCTGGAAAGAATCGTTGGCCGTGGCCCAGACACCTTAACAGTTGATGGGGAACTAAGCATAGACATGACTGATGAAAATGTCATCGAAAGAGAATTAGAAGATTTCAACGATTTGGTGGATGCAATCAATTTCTTCGGAATGCGAATACTTTAA
- a CDS encoding DUF1922 domain-containing protein gives MYFIIRCDCGRALYAKEGVATRKCVCGKTLKVKSRRIFKKVATREEASEAVQEMQDKIYGNTGFMRASDL, from the coding sequence ATGTATTTTATAATTCGTTGCGATTGTGGACGTGCACTCTATGCAAAAGAGGGAGTTGCTACACGTAAATGCGTTTGCGGAAAAACCCTAAAAGTTAAATCAAGACGCATTTTTAAAAAAGTGGCAACAAGAGAAGAAGCATCTGAGGCCGTTCAAGAAATGCAAGATAAGATATATGGAAACACCGGCTTTATGAGAGCCAGTGACTTATAA
- the comB gene encoding 2-phosphosulfolactate phosphatase codes for MKVTLSFEKSSSCDVSIMVDALRASTTITMALNSFEKIIPCFSPEEAIELKKELGGVIAGERNGAKIEGFDLGNSPTALKDYKTDENLLILTTSNGTRILENMDSKVLVGSMVNAKSVALKSIDLAREHIDVVMAGVKGRFAIEDFLASGEILYWITQFIDDCELSEYGEAAILASSDCDLAKKSFMNSRTSKKLMELGYQKDVEFCCMKNVTDNVAIYENNELTLYI; via the coding sequence ATGAAAGTAACATTAAGTTTTGAAAAAAGCAGTAGCTGCGACGTTTCAATAATGGTTGATGCACTTAGAGCAAGCACCACCATAACTATGGCTTTGAATTCATTTGAAAAAATAATACCCTGCTTCAGTCCTGAAGAAGCAATCGAATTAAAAAAAGAATTGGGCGGAGTTATTGCTGGTGAAAGAAATGGTGCAAAAATTGAAGGGTTTGACCTTGGAAACTCCCCTACAGCCCTCAAAGATTATAAAACCGATGAAAATCTTCTCATATTAACCACAAGCAACGGCACTAGAATACTTGAAAATATGGACTCAAAAGTTCTTGTGGGTTCTATGGTAAATGCAAAATCTGTTGCCCTAAAAAGTATAGACCTGGCGAGAGAGCATATTGATGTGGTTATGGCAGGCGTTAAAGGAAGATTTGCAATTGAAGATTTCCTTGCATCCGGAGAAATATTGTACTGGATTACACAATTTATTGATGATTGTGAATTAAGCGAATATGGTGAAGCTGCAATACTGGCAAGCAGCGATTGTGATTTGGCTAAAAAATCATTTATGAATTCCAGAACATCAAAAAAGCTAATGGAACTTGGCTATCAGAAAGATGTTGAATTTTGTTGTATGAAAAATGTTACAGACAACGTCGCCATATATGAAAATAATGAATTAACTTTATATATTTAA